One Phycisphaerae bacterium RAS2 DNA window includes the following coding sequences:
- a CDS encoding RNA polymerase sigma factor: MMPMDAQRTTVAIQCYLDELAGVAGPSAAEPVVRDLLGRAAQRLHFLCTTLLHRSYPRLARPPANLDSTELLGAVVERLLKAMREARPGTVRQFFAIASQHMRWELNDVARRLDQRVRAVQLGNDLTAQAESTGSPLGPSALKMLQAIDGLPEDERNVFDLLRVQGLTQTETAELLGVTVRTVQRRLSSSLLLLTEKLADLCPPEIKPGGIAPTETE, translated from the coding sequence ATGATGCCCATGGACGCACAGAGGACTACTGTCGCCATCCAATGCTATCTGGATGAACTGGCCGGCGTTGCAGGACCATCGGCGGCTGAACCGGTCGTGCGCGATTTGTTGGGCCGGGCAGCCCAGCGGTTGCATTTCTTATGCACAACATTGCTGCACCGCAGCTACCCCCGCCTGGCTCGGCCGCCGGCGAATCTGGACTCGACAGAGCTGCTTGGCGCGGTGGTCGAACGCTTGCTCAAGGCCATGCGCGAGGCGCGTCCCGGGACGGTTCGCCAGTTCTTCGCCATCGCCAGCCAGCACATGCGCTGGGAACTCAATGACGTGGCCCGACGCTTAGATCAGCGAGTACGTGCCGTGCAACTGGGAAACGATCTCACAGCGCAGGCGGAAAGCACGGGCTCGCCGCTCGGTCCGAGCGCCCTCAAAATGCTGCAGGCGATCGATGGTCTTCCCGAGGACGAGCGCAACGTGTTTGACTTACTGCGCGTCCAGGGCCTAACGCAAACTGAGACCGCCGAGCTGCTGGGCGTGACTGTCAGGACAGTGCAGCGGCGGTTGAGCAGTAGCCTACTCCTTCTGACGGAAAAACTGGCCGATCTTTGTCCTCCCGAGATCAAACCGGGTGGAATTGCTCCCACTGAAACGGAGTGA
- the mdtE gene encoding Multidrug resistance protein MdtE precursor, translated as MKLLTGLAAIATALSWVCGCDNTVTSRNESFPEVDIALPVIRQGAEWDEFTGRLGAVESVEVRSRVDGFLDRIHFKPGQIVAKGDLLFTIDPRPFEAALDRAKADVARARAELANAEYNLKRVDDLKKDDVAPEKEYRDVLYGEQRARSDLDRALAQQRIAELNLEWSGVIAPVTGRISRELVTVGNLIHDGAADATVLTTIVSLDPIYCYFDVDEQVYLKYARMSQSGERPSSRENANPVQVSLFDDAGYVYEGQMAFVDNAFDQQTGTLRVRAILPNPVGTLVPGLFVRVRLIGSGVQSMIFVPDEAIVADQTARMVFVVDKQNVVHPQRVVLGQLQNGLRRIISGLKGDETVVVAGVQRVRANTRVQPRRVTVQGAGTLASDTATSRPVESADARLTDGDTR; from the coding sequence ATGAAATTGCTTACAGGCTTGGCCGCCATTGCAACCGCTTTGTCGTGGGTGTGCGGCTGTGACAATACCGTGACATCCCGCAACGAGAGTTTCCCCGAGGTTGATATCGCCCTTCCAGTCATTCGCCAGGGCGCGGAATGGGACGAATTCACTGGGCGGCTTGGCGCTGTGGAATCCGTTGAGGTTCGGTCCCGCGTGGACGGCTTTCTGGATCGGATCCACTTCAAGCCCGGTCAGATCGTCGCGAAGGGGGACTTGCTGTTCACCATTGATCCTCGGCCATTCGAGGCGGCGCTCGACCGGGCGAAGGCGGACGTGGCGAGAGCCCGCGCCGAGCTTGCAAACGCAGAATACAACCTCAAGCGTGTGGATGATCTCAAAAAAGACGACGTGGCGCCGGAGAAAGAATATCGCGACGTACTCTATGGCGAGCAAAGAGCGAGATCAGACCTCGATCGAGCGCTCGCTCAGCAGCGAATCGCCGAGCTGAATCTGGAATGGAGCGGCGTGATCGCGCCGGTCACTGGCCGGATCAGTCGCGAACTGGTCACCGTCGGGAATTTGATACATGATGGCGCGGCGGACGCCACCGTGCTGACGACGATCGTCTCCCTCGACCCGATTTATTGCTACTTCGACGTAGACGAACAGGTCTACCTGAAATACGCGCGAATGTCGCAGTCCGGTGAGCGCCCCAGTTCCCGCGAGAACGCCAATCCCGTGCAAGTCTCGCTCTTCGACGATGCGGGATACGTATACGAGGGCCAAATGGCTTTCGTGGACAATGCCTTTGATCAACAGACAGGGACACTCCGAGTACGGGCAATACTGCCAAACCCGGTTGGGACTTTGGTGCCCGGCCTATTCGTTCGCGTCCGACTCATCGGAAGTGGCGTTCAGTCCATGATTTTCGTTCCTGACGAAGCCATTGTCGCCGACCAGACGGCTCGCATGGTCTTCGTGGTGGACAAGCAAAATGTCGTTCACCCACAGCGCGTCGTTCTCGGCCAGCTTCAGAACGGGCTGCGACGGATAATCTCCGGACTGAAAGGCGATGAGACAGTCGTCGTCGCGGGAGTTCAACGCGTCCGTGCAAACACAAGAGTGCAGCCGAGACGAGTCACTGTTCAGGGAGCCGGTACGCTCGCAAGTGATACGGCTACCTCACGGCCAGTTGAAAGCGCGGATGCCCGGCTAACTGACGGAGACACACGATGA
- the bepE gene encoding Efflux pump membrane transporter BepE: MKFAHFFIDRPIFAAVLSIAIVIIGGIAYYTLPVAQFPDVNPPTVVVRATYPGATAQTVADTVATPLEQEINGVEDMLYMSSMSTNDGQIKITVTFKLGTDLDKAQVLVQNRVDIAVPRLPEEVRRLGVTTDKESPDLLMVCYLFSPGGIYDQLYISNYATLQMKDVLARLDGVARINIYGAREYSMRVWLDPERMTSFGLDAGEIVSTLQTQNVQVASGSLSQPPAPQGRAFQTVVNTQGRFVDPDQFANVIVKSSKDGRVVRIRDVGRVELGARDYVTNGFYNGEPAVALLISQRPGSNALATAEALKKTIVDLGSRFPPGLQYNIGYDPTAFIADSIEAVEHTVLEAVLLVILVIIVFLQNWRAALIPLAAIPVSLIGTFGVMAAFGYSLNNLTLFGLVLAIGIVVDDAIVVVENVERWIDRGLAPREATYKSMEEVTVAVIAIAFGLSAVFIPTAFISGISGQFYRQFALAIATATLISAFNSLTLSPALAALLLKGRAGRKDFFDRFWDFTLGWFFRLFNRSFEFTQNAYVSALRRTLRFGSIALLLYVGLLVVTASAFAAVPTGFIPQMDQGYIIVSLQLPDGASLERTDRAIQRASAILREIPGIAWATGLSGFSGATQTNATNAGTLYCVLTDHETRYSAGHSLEWLLAEAERRLSEIKDANIVVLPPPSVRGIGTLGGFTFEVQDRGGIGGAKLQEATDALVAAANQDPHLSSVFTLFRASSPQVYADIDRTKGEMLGVATEDVLRALNVYMGSQYVNDFNLFGRTFRVTAQADSPFRLETKDIAKLRARSRDGAMVPLGSLTTFREVVGPEFVARYNLYPAAEINGNAAPGASTGQAIAAMERLAETTLPRGFGFEWTGLYYQQLLAGSTAFFIFPLCVLFVFLTHSAEYESWSLPLIIILIVPMCLLCGIAGIWVQGMDNNIVTQIGFVVLVGLACKNAVLIVEFAKQQVEQGHDRITAALEASRLRLRPILMTSFAFILGVVPLVTAQGSGFEMREALGTTVLSGMLGVTIFGLFLTPVFFTTVRAIAQRWETATADQPGRPLTSGTANDAPATPVS; this comes from the coding sequence ATGAAATTTGCGCACTTCTTCATCGACCGTCCGATCTTCGCCGCCGTCTTGTCCATTGCCATTGTCATAATTGGTGGGATCGCATACTACACGCTTCCGGTCGCGCAGTTTCCCGACGTGAATCCCCCTACCGTCGTTGTTCGGGCAACCTATCCTGGCGCGACTGCACAGACAGTCGCAGATACGGTGGCGACGCCGCTCGAGCAGGAGATCAACGGCGTCGAAGACATGCTCTACATGTCATCGATGTCGACGAATGACGGCCAGATCAAGATAACCGTGACTTTCAAGCTCGGCACCGACCTGGATAAGGCACAGGTTCTCGTGCAAAACCGCGTCGATATCGCCGTGCCCCGGCTGCCGGAGGAAGTGCGCCGACTCGGCGTCACGACTGACAAGGAATCACCGGACCTGCTAATGGTCTGCTACCTTTTTTCGCCGGGCGGCATCTACGACCAGCTTTACATCAGCAACTACGCGACACTGCAGATGAAGGATGTGCTCGCGCGCCTGGATGGTGTCGCGAGAATCAACATCTACGGGGCTCGCGAGTACAGTATGCGAGTTTGGCTCGACCCGGAACGGATGACGAGCTTCGGGCTGGACGCAGGCGAAATCGTCAGCACGCTCCAGACACAGAACGTTCAGGTGGCTTCGGGTTCGCTGTCGCAGCCTCCCGCGCCCCAGGGCAGGGCGTTTCAGACCGTCGTGAACACGCAGGGACGGTTTGTCGATCCGGATCAATTTGCCAACGTGATCGTCAAGTCGAGCAAAGACGGCCGAGTCGTTCGCATCAGGGACGTGGGTCGCGTTGAGTTGGGCGCCCGCGACTACGTCACGAACGGCTTTTACAATGGCGAACCCGCCGTCGCATTGCTGATTAGTCAGCGACCTGGGTCGAATGCTCTGGCAACGGCGGAGGCCCTCAAGAAGACCATAGTCGACTTGGGGTCCAGATTCCCTCCCGGTCTCCAATACAACATCGGTTACGACCCCACTGCCTTCATCGCCGATTCGATCGAGGCAGTGGAGCACACAGTCCTTGAGGCGGTGCTGCTCGTAATACTCGTAATCATCGTGTTCCTTCAGAACTGGCGGGCGGCCCTCATTCCGCTGGCGGCAATTCCAGTTTCCCTCATCGGCACGTTTGGCGTCATGGCAGCGTTTGGATACTCACTGAACAACTTGACGCTCTTCGGGCTCGTGCTGGCGATTGGGATCGTCGTCGATGACGCGATTGTGGTCGTCGAGAACGTCGAACGATGGATAGACCGCGGGCTTGCGCCTCGAGAAGCGACCTACAAGTCAATGGAAGAGGTCACAGTCGCGGTCATCGCGATTGCTTTCGGCCTTTCTGCCGTGTTCATTCCGACGGCGTTCATCTCCGGAATTAGCGGCCAATTCTACCGACAGTTCGCATTGGCGATTGCCACGGCCACCTTGATCTCGGCGTTTAACTCGCTGACGCTTAGCCCGGCGCTGGCGGCGCTCCTGCTAAAGGGACGAGCGGGCCGAAAGGACTTTTTCGACCGATTCTGGGATTTCACGCTGGGGTGGTTCTTCCGTCTCTTCAACCGATCGTTCGAATTCACACAGAACGCATACGTCAGCGCGCTTCGCCGGACGCTGCGATTCGGGTCCATCGCACTGCTGCTCTATGTCGGGTTGCTTGTCGTGACGGCCAGCGCCTTTGCGGCGGTTCCGACCGGTTTCATACCCCAGATGGATCAGGGGTACATCATCGTTTCTCTCCAGCTTCCTGACGGAGCGTCCCTGGAACGAACCGATCGCGCGATCCAACGGGCGAGCGCGATCCTCCGTGAAATCCCTGGCATCGCCTGGGCGACAGGACTTTCTGGATTCTCTGGCGCGACACAGACAAACGCGACCAACGCCGGCACACTTTACTGCGTCCTCACGGACCATGAGACGAGGTACTCGGCGGGTCATTCGCTGGAATGGTTGCTCGCCGAAGCCGAAAGGCGGTTGTCCGAGATCAAGGACGCGAACATTGTCGTGCTGCCGCCGCCGTCGGTTCGCGGCATCGGTACGCTCGGCGGATTCACCTTTGAAGTTCAGGACCGTGGAGGCATCGGCGGCGCCAAGCTCCAGGAGGCGACCGACGCGCTGGTCGCCGCGGCCAATCAGGACCCTCATTTGTCCAGCGTCTTTACGCTGTTCCGCGCGTCGTCGCCCCAGGTTTATGCGGACATCGATCGAACAAAAGGTGAGATGCTTGGTGTTGCGACGGAAGATGTGCTCCGTGCACTAAACGTTTACATGGGCTCACAATACGTCAATGACTTTAATCTGTTCGGGCGGACGTTTCGCGTGACGGCGCAGGCCGATTCTCCGTTTCGCCTGGAGACCAAGGATATCGCCAAGCTTCGAGCTCGGAGCCGGGACGGGGCAATGGTGCCACTCGGCTCACTAACCACTTTTCGAGAAGTTGTTGGGCCCGAGTTCGTGGCCAGATACAACCTCTATCCGGCGGCTGAGATTAATGGCAATGCCGCGCCGGGGGCGTCCACTGGGCAGGCGATTGCGGCGATGGAGCGGCTTGCGGAAACGACCCTTCCGCGTGGCTTCGGATTCGAATGGACGGGGCTGTACTACCAGCAGCTCTTGGCCGGCAGTACTGCGTTCTTCATCTTTCCCCTTTGCGTACTCTTCGTCTTTCTGACTCACTCGGCGGAGTACGAGAGCTGGTCGCTGCCACTCATCATCATCCTGATCGTGCCGATGTGCCTGCTCTGCGGCATCGCCGGCATCTGGGTGCAAGGGATGGACAACAACATCGTTACGCAGATCGGATTCGTCGTACTGGTCGGGCTGGCCTGCAAGAACGCGGTGCTGATCGTCGAATTCGCCAAACAGCAGGTGGAGCAGGGACATGATCGTATCACCGCCGCACTTGAGGCGAGCAGACTGAGGCTCCGGCCGATCCTGATGACGTCATTCGCCTTCATTCTGGGCGTCGTTCCGCTTGTCACCGCGCAGGGTTCCGGCTTCGAAATGCGCGAAGCACTCGGTACAACCGTATTGTCAGGCATGTTGGGCGTCACGATCTTCGGACTGTTCCTGACACCGGTGTTCTTCACGACGGTCCGTGCAATCGCACAGCGATGGGAGACAGCAACGGCCGACCAGCCCGGCAGGCCACTTACGTCCGGCACGGCAAACGACGCACCCGCGACCCCGGTCAGTTGA
- a CDS encoding Lactonase, 7-bladed beta-propeller: MRDFVLFLIIDIVLGAAAARGADTSKFVGGLYIQSNAAQANEVFHYGRRKDGTLSLIGTHLTGGKGSGTYKPLTGQDPAPNAFEGAGSVILSPDRKLVFTTNGGDNSVSSFRVDSNGHLLLIECKPTGEVVEGGSGTAKSLAYSDKHRTLYVLHAFGPNHLRIYDVEDGKLTLRPQRRSVDTPTKAGRVSTQAVLTPDQRFLVVNVLFDAQPAMNPDGTPKLVVTNATDKDGLVVFPVEGDGALGEPMFEDAGGAGPFYIQFIHGSRDTFLNGHAVSDGVSIGRIDSRGRVAHDPVVRIDASAGAPSELCWLALSSDNRMVFATNFGFSNVSSYFLRGGKLFLAKDPACPAVPGDGKFRAVNNLVSSGPSDSWLSPDDKTFYQLYPNASALVAYRVNADASLDEIQRTTIPYTSPQGMTGY; encoded by the coding sequence ATGCGAGACTTCGTCCTGTTTCTGATCATCGATATCGTGCTTGGGGCCGCCGCTGCACGCGGCGCCGATACGAGCAAGTTTGTCGGCGGTCTGTACATTCAGTCCAACGCTGCACAAGCGAACGAGGTATTCCATTACGGGCGTCGCAAGGACGGCACGCTTTCACTTATCGGCACGCACTTGACTGGTGGCAAGGGTTCGGGCACCTATAAGCCGCTCACCGGCCAAGACCCCGCGCCAAACGCCTTCGAGGGCGCGGGGTCTGTCATTCTTTCGCCAGATCGGAAGTTGGTTTTCACGACGAACGGTGGAGACAATTCAGTCTCCAGCTTTCGCGTCGATTCCAACGGCCACCTGTTGCTGATCGAATGCAAACCCACGGGGGAAGTTGTGGAGGGTGGGTCCGGAACTGCTAAGTCGTTGGCTTATTCCGACAAGCACCGCACGCTTTACGTCTTGCACGCCTTTGGCCCAAACCACTTGCGCATCTATGACGTCGAGGACGGAAAGCTCACGCTGCGGCCGCAGCGCCGGAGCGTAGACACGCCGACGAAAGCCGGGCGCGTCTCGACACAGGCCGTTCTCACTCCGGACCAGCGGTTCCTTGTCGTCAATGTCTTGTTTGACGCGCAGCCCGCCATGAATCCCGATGGCACGCCGAAGCTTGTGGTGACGAACGCAACCGATAAGGATGGGCTTGTGGTTTTTCCTGTTGAAGGCGATGGAGCCTTGGGCGAGCCGATGTTCGAGGATGCCGGCGGCGCTGGGCCGTTTTACATTCAGTTTATTCACGGCAGCCGTGACACTTTTCTCAACGGACACGCGGTGTCCGACGGGGTGTCGATTGGTCGCATCGATTCCAGGGGGCGCGTTGCGCACGACCCCGTCGTAAGAATCGACGCCAGTGCCGGCGCGCCGTCGGAGTTATGCTGGCTCGCGCTTAGTTCCGACAATCGCATGGTCTTCGCCACAAACTTCGGATTCAGCAACGTGTCGAGTTACTTCCTACGGGGCGGCAAGCTTTTTCTGGCAAAGGACCCGGCCTGCCCCGCCGTGCCCGGAGATGGGAAATTCCGCGCGGTCAACAATCTCGTCAGCAGCGGGCCGAGCGACAGTTGGCTGTCCCCCGATGACAAGACGTTCTACCAGCTTTACCCAAACGCGTCTGCCTTGGTCGCTTACCGAGTGAATGCCGATGCGAGCCTTGATGAGATCCAGCGGACTACGATCCCATACACCTCCCCGCAGGGAATGACGGGATACTGA
- the prkC_9 gene encoding Serine/threonine-protein kinase PrkC, translating into MDDCLTETDLLDLLTGDAPAELAARWTAHVETCSRCQSRKVAILSDHDRVAANLRRISNAGQPTVAAAERLDHARITPPPARQAAREHDAPAAPSDAASQSENHDIGLRIPGYRINREIARGGMGVVYEAIQLELTRCVALKVLPGSPGPDGREAIERFRREASAAGKLHHSHIVPVYDFGQIGNTYYYAMELIEGQTLAALIRRFATEQAPTVSPAALADIIRGGQSHANRDGSGAGKWRDPSSRSIADTTSRGKHYFRQAAQWIADVADALHYAHAHGIIHRDIKPANLILSNDGRLMILDFGLAKTDSQRTQTIVGSLMGTLRYMSPEQAMAKRIPIDHRTDVYSLGATLYELLTLQPVFPGKDEKEILSHVIQREPTLPRKLMPSVPTELQTICLKALEKDPNKRYATAGDFADDLRRYIQNMPIVAKPTGPVGRLVKFVRRRKAVSVAAVAVLLLVFAVTLTMRLLSERAKEREAKRIETCEQLLNDVKDLLIKRTSDWGIVYSKLNDVLMSCPEDFRVYANLAIAKKSEWDQVSGPRDLKLLEEAVDWSRQAIQRGETHQGTWNILGISLRNMNRIRESRDAFSAGIAVNNDTYNWPLYVNLATIDALERCFDKAELNTMKALELCFAGKDGKQSCGKNNEQPYLNLASIQVHLQKVETDDTLTHVKDDTKKGVFKLLLRARMYLEVPKLRNVERALDDAKFAASRNDPGIYKARVQRVLAQCRLANEQWTDAEKAASAAIELGDQSPIVYAVRSTALARLGRLQEARSDFQRANELFKNQPHPDHVLVEDGGYIWIDSGETTQALIDQAATSLN; encoded by the coding sequence ATGGACGACTGCCTCACCGAAACCGATCTGCTGGACCTGCTTACGGGCGACGCGCCGGCGGAACTCGCGGCGCGATGGACCGCTCACGTCGAAACGTGCTCCCGCTGCCAGAGCCGCAAGGTGGCGATCCTCTCCGACCATGACCGCGTCGCAGCCAATCTGCGCCGGATCAGCAACGCAGGCCAACCAACCGTGGCCGCCGCCGAGCGGCTCGACCACGCCCGGATCACGCCGCCGCCGGCGCGGCAAGCGGCGAGAGAGCACGACGCGCCCGCTGCCCCCTCCGACGCGGCGAGCCAATCCGAAAATCATGACATCGGTCTGCGAATCCCCGGCTATCGCATCAATCGCGAGATCGCGCGCGGCGGGATGGGCGTCGTCTATGAGGCGATTCAACTGGAGTTGACGCGCTGCGTCGCGCTCAAGGTGTTGCCCGGCTCGCCGGGGCCGGACGGCCGCGAAGCCATCGAGCGCTTCCGCCGAGAGGCCAGCGCTGCCGGCAAGCTGCACCACAGTCACATCGTGCCGGTGTACGACTTCGGGCAGATCGGCAACACCTATTACTATGCGATGGAGTTGATCGAGGGCCAGACGCTGGCCGCGCTGATTCGCCGCTTCGCAACGGAGCAGGCGCCGACGGTTTCCCCCGCCGCGCTCGCCGACATCATTCGAGGCGGTCAGTCGCACGCCAACCGGGACGGCTCGGGGGCCGGCAAGTGGCGCGATCCCTCGAGCCGGTCGATCGCCGATACGACCTCGCGCGGCAAGCACTATTTTCGGCAGGCGGCGCAGTGGATCGCAGACGTGGCCGACGCCCTGCATTATGCCCACGCCCACGGCATCATTCACCGCGACATCAAGCCGGCCAATCTGATTCTCTCGAACGACGGCCGACTGATGATTCTCGACTTCGGCCTGGCGAAGACCGATTCCCAGCGGACGCAAACCATCGTCGGCTCACTCATGGGCACACTGCGCTACATGAGCCCCGAGCAGGCGATGGCCAAGCGCATTCCGATCGATCATCGCACGGATGTCTATTCGCTCGGTGCGACGCTGTACGAGTTGCTGACGCTGCAGCCGGTCTTTCCCGGCAAGGATGAGAAGGAGATTTTGAGCCACGTCATCCAGCGCGAGCCGACCCTGCCGCGCAAGCTCATGCCGTCGGTGCCGACGGAGTTGCAGACGATCTGCCTTAAGGCGCTGGAGAAGGATCCGAACAAGCGCTATGCGACAGCCGGCGACTTCGCTGACGATCTGCGGCGATACATTCAAAACATGCCGATCGTGGCAAAGCCGACGGGGCCGGTCGGACGGCTGGTGAAGTTTGTGCGCCGGCGCAAGGCGGTGTCGGTGGCGGCGGTTGCGGTGCTCTTGTTGGTATTCGCGGTCACGTTGACTATGCGTCTCTTGAGTGAACGCGCAAAGGAAAGGGAGGCGAAACGCATTGAAACGTGTGAGCAACTCCTCAATGATGTTAAGGACTTGCTCATCAAGAGAACCAGTGACTGGGGAATTGTTTATAGCAAACTTAATGACGTGCTAATGTCTTGTCCCGAAGATTTCAGAGTGTATGCAAATCTTGCGATCGCAAAAAAGAGTGAATGGGATCAAGTGAGCGGTCCTAGGGACTTGAAGCTGCTGGAGGAAGCAGTTGACTGGAGCAGACAAGCGATTCAGCGAGGCGAGACGCACCAGGGAACTTGGAATATCCTCGGAATCTCCCTTCGCAACATGAACAGGATTAGAGAATCGCGAGATGCATTCAGCGCAGGGATCGCTGTAAACAATGACACATATAATTGGCCCTTATATGTCAACTTGGCGACGATTGATGCCCTCGAAAGATGCTTTGACAAGGCTGAACTCAACACCATGAAGGCATTAGAGCTTTGTTTTGCCGGAAAGGATGGAAAGCAGTCTTGCGGAAAGAATAATGAACAACCCTACCTTAATCTCGCTTCAATTCAAGTTCACCTACAGAAGGTCGAAACTGATGACACACTGACCCATGTCAAGGACGACACGAAGAAAGGCGTGTTCAAGCTGCTGCTTCGTGCCCGAATGTATCTCGAAGTTCCGAAACTCCGAAATGTCGAACGCGCGCTGGATGACGCGAAGTTTGCTGCCAGCCGCAACGACCCCGGCATTTACAAGGCTCGCGTGCAGCGCGTTCTGGCCCAGTGTCGCCTGGCCAATGAACAATGGACCGACGCGGAAAAAGCCGCCAGCGCAGCGATTGAATTGGGCGACCAATCCCCGATCGTGTACGCCGTCCGAAGCACCGCCCTTGCAAGACTCGGACGGCTTCAAGAGGCCCGGTCTGACTTCCAGAGGGCCAACGAACTTTTCAAGAATCAGCCCCATCCCGACCACGTTCTCGTTGAAGACGGCGGCTACATTTGGATCGACTCCGGCGAAACAACGCAAGCGTTGATCGACCAAGCCGCGACCTCGCTGAATTGA
- a CDS encoding FG-GAP repeat protein, producing MTRKHFQTKSHIGSTDNTVFPWEGIAFVLSALLSATTLGPVPVHAQCQFNWSTSPNSAAGHRPRALAAGDFNGDGVIDLASASFSNNSVSILLGNNNGGFNAAATYPIGAGSTNPISMVVDDFDNDGALDIAVVCMNATGVFILLGNGNGTFDAPIPYATSFGSTSIVKADFNQDGRIDLAIVNRNPNQNNNTVSILIGNNDNPMTLFFSPQVQSPFIPQAYALCVGDFNNDSKSDLAVLQTLPPESCCSPTTSFTILLGTGLGGLSSAGGQSVASGRSGAIAASDLNGDGYSDLVFSHTDGNSVRVWMNAGGSMKETAAYFAGSAPGWDSSALAVVDVDGNGTQDVLVANNGSSSVRLLRGTGTGTLVNAGAPMVGLEPTSIVVADLNGDQEKDIVVANGSTNTTVSVLLNASENSPIMTLQPNNQLAWVGQSRQLKVAATNAQNYQWRLNNIPLSDGNGYAGANTAQLTIGPAAFAHSGSYDCVIGNTCGTVTSAAATLDVLLPCLGDFNHDGMFNGQDLQTVVDLLLAGDTCLPCK from the coding sequence ATGACTCGGAAACACTTCCAAACGAAATCACACATAGGTAGCACCGACAACACAGTCTTCCCTTGGGAAGGCATCGCGTTTGTTTTGAGCGCGCTCTTGAGCGCCACTACCCTAGGGCCGGTCCCAGTTCACGCTCAATGCCAATTCAATTGGTCAACGTCTCCCAATTCTGCTGCCGGACATCGGCCCCGGGCACTTGCTGCGGGCGACTTCAATGGTGATGGAGTCATAGACCTCGCGTCCGCGAGCTTCAGCAACAACAGTGTTAGCATCCTGCTAGGCAACAACAATGGAGGCTTTAATGCAGCGGCGACTTACCCAATCGGGGCCGGATCGACCAATCCAATTTCCATGGTCGTTGACGACTTTGATAACGATGGGGCCCTGGATATCGCGGTTGTCTGCATGAACGCCACGGGTGTATTTATTTTGCTTGGAAATGGAAACGGCACATTTGATGCTCCGATTCCATACGCCACCTCATTTGGGTCGACTTCCATCGTCAAGGCCGACTTCAATCAAGACGGCCGAATCGATCTCGCCATTGTCAATCGCAACCCCAATCAGAATAACAATACAGTATCAATACTGATCGGCAACAATGATAATCCAATGACGCTTTTCTTCAGCCCTCAAGTGCAATCGCCATTCATTCCCCAGGCCTATGCGCTTTGCGTGGGAGACTTCAATAACGATTCCAAGTCAGACTTGGCTGTCCTTCAGACACTTCCGCCCGAATCGTGTTGCAGTCCGACGACGAGCTTCACAATCCTCCTCGGCACCGGCTTAGGAGGGTTGTCTTCCGCCGGAGGCCAATCCGTTGCATCTGGTAGGTCAGGAGCCATTGCTGCCTCGGACTTGAACGGCGACGGATACTCGGATTTGGTCTTTTCGCACACCGATGGGAATAGCGTCAGAGTCTGGATGAATGCCGGAGGATCGATGAAGGAGACCGCAGCATATTTCGCAGGATCGGCTCCCGGTTGGGACAGTAGCGCATTGGCTGTCGTTGATGTGGATGGCAATGGAACCCAAGATGTTCTTGTCGCCAACAATGGAAGTAGTTCTGTCCGCTTGCTTCGAGGAACGGGAACGGGCACGTTGGTCAATGCAGGCGCGCCAATGGTGGGTCTGGAGCCGACTTCCATTGTGGTCGCGGACCTGAACGGCGACCAAGAGAAGGATATTGTTGTCGCGAACGGGTCGACAAACACAACAGTATCAGTGCTGCTCAATGCATCCGAGAATTCGCCGATCATGACACTTCAACCCAATAACCAACTCGCTTGGGTCGGCCAATCCCGCCAACTTAAGGTTGCTGCCACCAATGCCCAGAACTATCAATGGCGTCTGAACAACATCCCTCTTTCCGATGGCAACGGTTACGCCGGTGCCAACACGGCTCAACTGACCATCGGCCCGGCTGCATTCGCGCATTCGGGATCGTATGATTGTGTCATCGGCAACACCTGCGGCACCGTCACGAGCGCGGCTGCGACGCTGGATGTCCTCTTGCCGTGCCTGGGCGATTTCAATCACGATGGGATGTTTAACGGGCAAGACCTACAAACGGTCGTCGATCTCCTTTTGGCCGGAGATACTTGTCTGCCCTGTAAGTAG